Part of the Rhizobium rosettiformans genome is shown below.
CACCCAGGTCATCCTCTTCCTTCGAAGAAGCTATGACGACCTTGGTGCATGAAGCTCTCCGGCAAGGCTACACCCGTGAAGAAGTGGCATCTGTCCTGAGCGAGACCATCCGCACGATCGAGACTGGCGACACCGTCAAAGACGTTTGAAGCGAACTCTGAACCACGACCACTGCCTAGCCTTGATGGGACTGCCGAGGCTGCCGGGTTCCAATGAACCGTGTCGTTACCATTTGTGGCTCGGGGTTACCGCTGGCTGCGAGACGGGACGTGACCATGCGACTGCAAAAAGGCCGATCATCAGATTCAGTGGCCAGACGAGGCTAAAAGCGAGCCCAACCAGACGCCATATATCCCAATCTCCGCCGTCGCGCTCACCCTCGAAGTAACTCGCCATCAGAAAAATCGTGCAGACGAGGCAGTAGAGGAGGAGGGCGAGGTAGATCATGCGCAGGTCCCGAAGCTACGAAAACGCTAGTATTCGACGATTTTCGTTAAACATCGATAAACCTCCCTCAAGCTGATACGGCAACCGAAGCCGCTTTCAACTGAAGGGAGGATCCCGGATCCTCATTTCGATGTGCGTCTCATCCCCAAGCCTGTTGGTGGAAATGCCAGCTCATGCTCGAGTGATCGCGTCCCTATGTCTCCGAGGTAGGCCCGTAGGCCGACGACCCGGTCAATTGCAACTGTTCGTGGAATCGCTCGTGCTCTAAAAGATGGCGCATAGTGGCGCCCGGGCGAACCGGGTACAAGCTCCAGCCGTTCGTGCCATACCTGCATAGTCAGCCCCTAATGTCCCGATAAGAGACATTGTGGCCGACTTCATTCAGGTCGATGCAATCATGATCGCAGGTAACAGGGGCCTAGACAGAAGAGGTTTTGCCAATGATTGACCCGGCAGGACAATCTTCTGCTCAGCGACTGCACAGCCACAAGAACAACACCTAAGCCTCTGATAAAATTCAGTTATCCTGGGTAGGCGGCCACCTGAAATAGCCATCCGCTTCAAAGGGTTTAAGGGGGCTGAGCCCTGCCCGACGGTCATCACGACTTCGTGGTCATCGCTCACAATCCAAGATCTGGGGGCCGACATGGGTGTCTAAAACCTCTACCTTAGCGTTGGGCTGGTCGAAATTGATTCATGGAAGTGTGAAAAGTACGGATCATGTTGCGTCCTACCCTAAGATTGAAGGCTCTGCTGGCCACGATGATCTTGTCGGCATTCATCTGGTGGCTGCTCTTGCGGAGCGTTGGCCTCATCTGAACATAGCGTTTTCAAAGGTTGGGAAACGCAGCTTCGGGCATGCAATGGAGTAGGGAAGTCAGAAACTGCCCAGTGCTGAAGACCGGACCATCCTCGGAGCGGATCGATGGCGGGCGCTAAGCCCAGCGCTTTGCATCCTGTCCGAGGTGCAAAACTCATGCATGCTGTATTCAGATTTGCGGGGAATGAGAACCGTTCGAACCTTCATATCATGAATGATCTGAAGCAAGCTTCTTGCCCAGTGCCTCGTAGCGAGGCGATGCGGGAACGGTTGCTTTCATCACGCAGCGTGCAGCTTACGCCGCCGCGACCGATGCGGTCGATACCTGTCCGACTGAGTTAAACGTCTTGACCTGGTTTAAACCTTCAGTCCCATGAGAGGTTTCGAAGACCAGATAGCAGCCGCTGCTACGGCGCAGGCTAAAACTGGCCAGATAACGCACATCCCCAAGCCGAGCACGCGGCTCTCATCCCAATGCCCACCAGCGCGCTCGCCTTCCATGTAAGTTTCAGTCACAAAGGCTGCTGCAATGGCAACATAGACAGCGAGACTTAGCACGACATAGAAATCGCTCATTTCAAGGACCTCTTCTATCGAAGCATACATGGTGAATGAAAGGTAAGGATGCCGCGTTCTACGAGGGGATCTGGCCTCCCGCAATACGCGAATTCTTGTAGATCAATGCTCGACCCAAGAAGAAAGATGATCGAGCGAAAACGCAGAGCCGTCGATTGATGGTAGGCTCCTGACCCTCCAGGCAAGGATGGGATCGATCTCATCAACCCCTCGTCAATCTCCACGAACGAGCTGGAAGAAAGGTGCAGGGCTCCGTTTGCTGCAGTACACCAGCGCGTTCACCGGAAGCCGGTTCGTCTCGATGCATCGGGCCATCCTTGCAAAAGCAGAGGAAGACAGGGACGGCGTCCACCTATCAGTAATCGCTGTCTCTCGTCGCCGGCACCAACTTGAACACCATCAAAATGAGCGCCCCCATGATCAAAATGGCAGCGAAACCGACAGTAGACCAGATCGCCGCCGCGACACCCAAACGCCTCGGTTGAGCGGGCCAGGATGCGTTGTCGTTGAGAGGGAGCCTTTGCATATTCGTCTGGATGACATCCAGAAGGGCATCATCCGACAACCCATCCGTCTGAGTAACGGCTTTCTGTGTGTTCAAGCGCTTGTCCAAAGAGACCCCATTCATGCTCACTATCCGTGCATCTCAGAATGATAAATTAACAACGATTAACAAAGAATGCGCAATTTTACATAAATCCGGCCTGCTGCGCAAATGTGAGAGTTTACCATTGACCTTGCGTGAGCCAGGCTTTTGCTCGCCCCCGATCAGCTATTGAAGGCGATGACGAGCGGGATGGAAAAAAGCCTTGCCCAGGCAGCCGCACTGGCTCGCTGAACCGCAACAATCTTGGCTCCTGTCGTCCACCATCCATTCCCGATCGCCACAAGAAGATCGGGATCAAAAATCATGGAATGCAGGACAGGCCAGAGTAGAAGCTGTTCGTAGCAGATCAATGGCGCAACCGTCACCCCATCAAACTGGACCACGGGGTTTTCAAATAACCGTGCCGGCGTGCCGCCTGATTGACCCGTCCATGCATACCAGGGTCGCCACATGGAAACCGGGACCGGCATGCGTTGGCGATAGATGACCCGGCTCCCATACTTGTCGACCGCCAGAATGACATTGTCGTACCCATCAGCGGTGATCACGGTTGCGCCCGCGATCACCGTGATCGCCCGGAATTCCAGGACTTTCGTCCAGTACCGTTCGCGCAACGGGGTCCAGAGCCCCAGGGCACTTTCAGGCAGGATAATGATCGATTTATCCCGACCAGCGGCCTCTACAACTTTCACCACGAGCTCACGCTGATGACGAAGCGACGGATCACGGCCAAGGCTCTTGCCCATATGAAGCTCGACGCCTTTCCAAGCTTTGGGCGAGCCTGTTGGCCCGGCTGTTGGCAAGGCAAGGGGCATCGTTTCAGATGAAGCGGGGACCAAGATTTCGGTCGAAGCTTCAAGCGACACCATGTCGATCTCGCTGGACAAGCTCGCAGTGCTCGACCACAGCCAGCATGCAGCCAACACAAGTCCTGCCATCCACCAGAGCCGTGTGACAAGGCAACAGGCGAGCATCACCGTTGCAGCAAGCCCCCACCAGCCCCATCCGGGAAAAATGATCCCGGCTGCTGTCAATGGATGGGCAAAGCCTGTGATCCCAAGCGGAGGGAAACCCGTGAGAGCCGTGATCAGGCCATAAGATAGGGCGCGTCTTAGATCCGCAGCCTGCCTCCAAAGCAGGATATGCACAAGGACAAAGGAGAAGGCGGCGGCCATCCAGAGGCCAAGACCCGAGAGGATATCGGCTTTAAAATATTCGGCCACACTCAGCGGCAAATCGCGGGACGCGACCAGAAAGTAAGAGGAAGAGACGAGTGCTGCCGCCAACCGGGTTTTTGCCCATGACCAGAAGAGCGGAAAGAAAAGGGCAAGCGGCAGTGAGATAGCATCACCACTCCAGGCGAAGACTGCAATCGCTCCCGCAAGGCTGCTGAGGCCGAGAGCATGGCTCGCGGAAATCCAGACCTTACGGCGCATAGGTCCAGACCTCCTGCGCAAGCCCCAGGATCCCGATTTCCGGCACCGGCCCGAAGTAGCGTGAATCCCAGGATCCGGGATAGGGCGAAAACAGGTAGACCATACCGGGTGGCACGATGCCGCCAGTGTCGTGGAGAAGCGGCCGTCCCTTGGCGTCATTTTTCAGGAGATGCGAGGCCTCGATCCTGACACCATCCACCAGGAGATGATCCGAAAGCGCCACGCGATGCCCGGCAAGCGCCACAACTCTTTTGATGAGCGGTGCATTGCCCCCGGAACACAGGCCAGCGCGAAGGTATCCCCGCTCGCGTGCCACTTGCATGGCAGTGCGATTGGGCAAGCAGACAAAGACGCGCTGGCCGATCGTGACGGGCGACTTCAGTGGCACAATCCTCCACAGGCCAAGGGCTGCACTCGGCGTTAGATTGAGGCGCAGCCCGCCAACCAGACCCAAAAGCGCAATGACTGTAAGGGCGACCATTGCAGCCGACAGAGCCTGGCCTGCAAAGCGTCGTTGTCGGACGATCCTGTCACGTTCCGCAATCGCCCTCATTTCAGGGAAAGCCCCTTGCTTTGTGTCTTGCGCAGCCCCTCCACCTGCCGCTGCCCCTTTGTCAGGCGCTCAGCGGCGGAAAGCTGCTGGCTCGTGCGCATAGCCATCCATGCAGCTTGCACTTCCCTTTTCTGCGCCGGGCTCATGTCAGCAGTCAGTTTTTGAAACACCTCGCCATCAGGGTTTTTGGCTGCCAGTACCAACAAAGTCCGCTCGCCAAAGCGTGTGGCTACCGCCTCCGCAAAGCGTTCAAGCTCACTGCGGACCTTGCCGTCAATTTCGGGAGCGTCGAGACCTCCGGAAGATTGTTGTCGATCTAGTCGAACTTCAAGGCGTGACAGGGTCTCCATGGCGGCCGGAGAAAGGCCCGGAATTTCAAGCGATGCACGCTGTCGGATCGCATGCTCATCCAGCATAAAGCCGATCTCAGCCTCGGCACGGGCCCTCAGATAGCGGTTAAGGTTTCTGGCAAGTGCGGATGCGTTGGCGAGCGCCAGCTCGCGGTCCCGCTTTTGACGGGCGTTGGCAAGGAAGCCCGGCCGGCCCTTGAGCTCTCCGAAACTCTCCGGCGCCTTGGCAACCCTATCAAGCGTCAAGCGCGCGGCTTCCGTATCTTTCATCATGGCGTCGACTTGCAGCGCCCTGAATGCAGTTTCAGGATCACGGTAGACTTTGTTGAACCGCGCCAGAACCTCCTGCCATTGCCGCTTCAAGACAGGATCGACCGCGAGCTTTTCTTCGACAGCCTGGCCGATCGATTTTGCAAATGTCGTCATGCCTGACACCATCGGTCCGATTGGATCAGACGGTGTCTGGACTGGTGCAATGACCAGCTGCTTTTGGCGAAGCCTGCCTGCAATCGCGATGAGGCGTGAGCCAAGCTCCGTCAGCCTTTCTTTTTGCCTGCAGGTCCATTCCAGGCGAGCGCGAACCAGCATGTGAGCAACGTTAATGATATGCAGGCCACGCGCCTCGGCAAAGCGAAGTGCTACGCGGTAGAAGTTGTTTTCCTCATAGTCGAGTGTCGTTTCCTTGGTGTTCTTGCGCGACAGAACTCGCCCAAGGCCACCTGCCTTGCTGAAGGATCTTATCCCGTAATAGACATGAAGCTCTTGCCGGTGTCGGGTCATCGCCACATAGGTGAGATGCCGATCAAGCGACAGCGAGGCGAGTACCTTGACCCGCTCAACCGTTGCCCCTTGGCTCTTGTGGATCGTGGTCGCATAGCCGTGGTCGAGATTGCGGTAGAGACGCTCATCAATCCTGACGAGCCGACGATCTTCACCAGCGCCGATCTCTGCTGTCACGAAACCAGGTCCAGCCGTAACGACCTTGGCCAGTAGTCCGTTCTTGACGCCGAGCGAAGCATCATTCTTCAAAAAGACGATTTGGTCGCCAGCGGCAAAGAGACGAATGCCCTCTTCGGTCTTGAAGCTATGACCCGGTTCAACAAAACCGCGCTCGACCAGCCTTTGCCGAGCAAGCTGGTTGAGCAGTCTGACATCACGACGAAGATGAGCAAGGATCAGACCCGAACAGCCCGGATCATAGTCCCGCTCCCAGTCGGCAATCAGGCGTCTGACGGCCTCTGCCTTGGTCTCAGATCCCATGACGCGCCCGTGTTTGACGTAAGATGAAACCGCGTTTTCAACGTGGCCATGGGCAAGATCGAGTGACGCCTCTCGCATCCAGGGTTCATACTGGCGATAGATGGTTTCAAGTTCGGCATAACCGATCCGGTCGGCGATTGCGCGAAACGCAGCTCCCGCCTCGATTGGCTGCAGCTGCTCAGGGTCGCCGATCAGGACGAGCTTTGCCCCGCGCAGTGTCGCCTGCTCCAAAAGCAAGGCCATCTGCTTGGAAGACACCATGCCGGCTTCATCCAGCACCATGATCGTCTTTTCATCGAGGAGGTTCCGGCCCCTATCCCAGCGCAATTCCCACGACGACAAGGTCCGCGAGGCGATACCCGCCTCCTTCTCGAGACCTTCGGCTGCCTTGCCCGCCAATGCCGCTCCCACGACCTGATAGCCCGCTGCTTCCCAAACCTCACGGGCTGCCTTCATCATCGTTGTCTTGCCAGCGCCAGCACGCCCGATCACAAGGGCAATGCGTGACGCAGCCGTTACATGGCTGATCGCGGCCTTCTGCTCATCTGACAGCCTGGGGAAATGTGAGAGGGCTTTCTCAAGACGTGCCCGGCCGACATCAAACGCGGACTTTTCTGACAACCAGTTCGCCCGGCTGGCCATCCGGGCTTCGAGCCGGATCATTTGGCGTGTGGTCACGCGCGCCGGCCGCCTCATGCCGGAGGTAAAATCGATCCGCTCCTGGTCGAGCCGCAAAATGTCGGGATGCTGTATGATCCGCGTCATCAGGCCCTGAAATCGTGCGGCGTCATCGACATAGCGATGAAGGATCTTGGCGATGTCACGCTCGTCGAAGACGCTCTTTTCACGGGTGACGAGATCAAGAACAATACGAGGGTTCTCCTCGATCCTACGCAGATTGTGTGCTCGGACCTCCTCTTGCAAGGCGATGCGCTCAAGCTCCCGTCGATGCGCTGGCACGCCTGGCGCTTTGAAGGGAGCACTGAGCGGCGCATGCGCTGACGTGGGCACAGGCAAACCAGTTGGTAGAGCGACCGTTTCTCGCGCCTGAACTTCCTTCGACTTCCGGTCGACAGCCGTGGCGCCAACCCCGATGTGAAGTGTCGGCTGAAGCTCGATGCCTTGCTTCTTGAAGGAGCGGCCATCGACATAGAGGTCGAGCCCGGCCAGCATCAAATGCCGGTTCAAACAGGAAAACCAACCATCACGCAGGGCATTGAAGTCCTCAGTGCCTCCAGCCCAAACCTCATAGACAATTTTACCGGCATCGTTCCTCAGCGGTCCTCCATCCGGTAGCAAAACAGGAAGTTTCTTCGCACCGAAGCCACCCTCGGTCAAAGGACGCAAAGTGGTCATCAGATGCACATGCGGATTGCCCGGCACATCGTGATAGACCCAATCGGCGACCATGCCCTTCGAGGTGATCAACGCTTCGACGAATTCGCGCATCAGCTGAATGTTCTCAGCCGTCGACAGCTCGACCGGGAGCGCAATTGTCACATCCTTGGCAAGCTGTGCATCGCCGCGTTTTTCAAAGATCTCGACATGGTTCCAAAAAGCCTCCGATGCCCCGGCAACCGAGCGATCGCCGATCATTTTGCAAAGCCAATCCGGCGCATCGGCAGGGATTACGAATTCCTCGTGCCTGAGGCCCCGCTTTCGGGTGTAGTCGATCCGTCGAGCTTCCCGCTCGAAGTCCATCCGGGCGCAATGCCGATAGGCAGCCGACATCACAGCACTGCGGCCAGAACTACGCCCGACAATGCTGACGGAAAAATGTGGAACTGCCATCAGCGACCCTTTCTTCTCCATAGAAATCAATAGCTTCGCCGTAAATGAAACCGAGGCTGGGGTTTTGAGGATCAACGTCGCGTCAGCGACGTATAATTGCGCCCTTCGGATCCGCTCTCGTCGAGCGGTGGGATCATTGGCCAGATGCCGGTTTTGGGCGAGATACAAATTTGTACCTCGCCCAGTGCGAGAAATTCCGTGAACCTGTCTTTGCGTGATCATCGACACCACGAGGAGAAGACATCCGATGAAAAAGACGACGGCCAAAATCAAGGAAGACCTGGCACGTTTGCAGGAGCAGTTGAGACAGGCAGAAACACGAGACGCCGAGCGGATCGGACGCATCGCCTTGAAGGCAGGGCTCGGCGAGATCGTCTTCGACGATGGCGAACTGCAGACAGCCTTCGAAGAACTGGCAGAAAGCTTTCGGAGCACAAGCCAAGAGCCCCAGCGATTGGGATCGCCCCAGCAAGGGGCAGGGGCCCAGAACAAGGCTAGAGGAGGGGATCGCGAGGCAAGGGCCCCCGCGTTACTCGGTGCTTTCCCGGCTCAAAGCCCAGATATCGAGGATTGAGCGGATGCAAAGGCTAAAGACAGTTGAAGCGAGAAAGCGCGATACCCGCGACAAGATCGAACTCGGCGGCCTGATCGTTAAAGCAGGCTTACGCTATGAAAAACGCGCATTGCTGCTTGGTCTGTTGATCGACGGGGCAACCAGGATGGAAGCCAGTGTCGACGAGAAAGCCCGGCTGCTGGCGATCGGGGTCAAGGCCTTTGGTCATGACCCCGACTAGAATTTTCATCGCTACAGCCGCCGCGGCAATGATCGGTCTTTGCGCGCTTATCCTGCCTTTGGCCATCTCTCCATGGCATCTATCATTGGGTGGAAGCGACAGAACACGCATCATCCTGGAACACTCAAGCGCAATCCTGCCCTATGCGGCAGCGGCTGCATCCGGCCTTGTCATTCTTTTTGCAGCAAGAGGGACACTCAGCATCAAGGCAACAGGCTGGGGTGTCGCAGCAGGTGCGATCCTGGTGCTGCTCTTCGACGTGTTGGCGAAGAGCTTTCGTCATTTCTCATCGAGTGGAGCCGAAGCCTTCGACGCCTCTGGCGTCTCCCAGCTTGATGTGGCAACTTCGATCGGTCCCGTTCTCCTGGCTTTATGTGCAGCCTTTGCGATGCGTGTTGCAATCAGGGGAAACGCTGCATTTCCGCGACGTGAGCCAAAACGCATCCGCGGCAGACGGGCCCTTCATGGAGATGCCGACTGGATGAGCCTGGCCAAGGCTTCCAAGCTCTTCGGTGAGAGCGGTGGCATCGTGATCGGTGAGTGCTACCGGGTCGACCATGACAGCACAGCAAGCCTTGCGTTTCGCACTGACAATGAGGCGACCTGGGGGGCAGGGGGCAAGTCCAAGCTCTTGTGTTTCGATGCCTCCTTTGGCTCAACGCATGGGATCGCCTTTGCCGGGTCTGGCGGTTTCAAGACGACGTCGGTGACGATACCGACGGCGATCAAATGGAAGGGTACGCTCGTCGTTCTCGACCCCTCCAACGAGGTCGCTCCCATGGTCGAAGAGCACCGCAAGAGATACGATCGTGATGTCTTTGTTCTCAATCCCAAGGATCCGACTATCGGTTTCAATGCACTCGACTGGATCGGCCGTCATGGTGCCAGCAAGGAGGAAGATATTGCAGCCGTCGCCTCTTGGATCATGAGCGACAGCAGCCGTGCAAGCGGCCACCGCGACGACTTCTTCCGTGCCTCTGCATTACAGCTTCTGACGGCCGTGATCGCAGATGTCTGCCTGTCTGGGCATACGGAGAAAAGAAACCAGAACTTACGCACCGTCAGGGCAAACCTGTCGGAGCCCGAGCCGAAACTGAAAGCAAGACTCGAGCGGATTCACGAAACCTCGCAGTCTGACTTCGTCAAGGAGAATGTCGCCGCCTTCGTCAACATGACGCCTGAGACCTTTTCCGGCGTCTATGCCAATGCGATCAAGGAGACCCATTGGCTGAGCTATCCCAACTATGCCGCACTCGTTTCCGGATCGACATTTACCACCGATGCCCTCGCCAAGGGAAAGACCGATATCTTCATCGCCCTTGACCTCAAGACCCTGGAAATGCATGCGGGGCTGGCCAGGGTCATGATCGGCACGTTCTTGAATGCAATTTATAGTCAAGACGGGGCAATGCCGGGACGCGCTCTGTTTCTCCTCGATGAGGTCGCGCGCCTCGGCTTCATGCGTATCCTTGAAACCGCGCGTGATGCCGGCCGCAAATATGGCATCAGCCTCATTCTGCTCTACCAATCCATCGGGCAGATGCGCGAGAGCTTCGGTGGCCGCGATGCTGCCAGCAAATGGTTTGAAAGTGCAAGCTGGATCAGTTTTTCGGCCATCAATGACCCGGAGACGGCCGAATACATCTCCAGGCGTTGCGGCATGACGACCGTCGAGATCGACAAAATCAGCCGCAGTTTTCAGGCGAAAGGCACATCGAGAACCCGTTCGACGCAATTGGCAAGCCGACCATTGATCCTGCCGCATGAAGTTCTTCAGATGCGCGCTGACGAGCAGATCGTCTTTACCAGCGGCAATCCGCCTTTGCGCTGCGGCCGGGCTTTGTGGTTTCGCCGCTTTGAAATGGGTGCTTGTCTCGATCAGAGCCGCTTTGGCCAAGCGCGCGAACACCAAAATATCCGGTGAAATCCGGATCACCAGTGATGCGCTGTCTTCGTGTCTTGATACCGTCCGGACAAATGGCCTGCTACTGCTTTCGCGCCCTTGTCGGCCATACGCTGTCCCGCGAATGCAAGATGCGGTGATCTCACCTGAACGACCGCACCTTCAAACCGTCGGAGAGGGGCCCTTTGTTTCATCCAGAAAGCCCGCCTCCTGTCCTCATTTAAGACCCCTGATGACCACAGGCGATAGATCAAGAACATGAATCGGTCGCCACCAACCGATTCATAACTCTCGTTGGACGCATCTCTCAAATTTCCCGATGCTGCCGCCATGATCACGCAGCCCTACCAACTATATATCGAACGGACGGACGCCTCGAGGAACATGGCGCGCTACTATGCCATGGAGATATCGACAAACCTGTTTGGCGATATCTGCCTGACCAGAGCCTGGGGCAGGATTGGCAAGGGCGGACAAAGGAGGATCCACTCCTTCGAACGGGAGGACGAGGCAGTCGGCCTGTTTCTGGAACTTCTCAGACAAAAAAAGGCGAGGGGATATCGGCCAATCCCGCGGCGTGGGCGAGACGCGACCGACACATCAATGAAATCTGAGGATCAACCACAAGCTTTCGACAAAGCCTCAACCTCACGCACCAAGCAGGCGAGGGGGCTCAAGGCCGTCTTTTGAGCCGTGCATTGTATTTATGTCATCCACGCCCTGTCCTAATGACGTCAGATCCGGGGCCGGCAATGGAAATGGAAATGGAAATGCTGCGCTCGTAAAGATCAGATCATTGTCGATATCAGTCGGGTCTATAAGGTCAGGTCTGTTGAGCCCCCGATGGACGACCAAGATATCGAAGGGCTTGGTGCCCTTGCTTTTGTCCGCCCTTTTCCTAAAGGCCCGTTGAGCGGGCAACCTTGGGCTTAACGGGTAAGAGAGTTTACCAGGGATCAGCTGTTTTGCCGGGGAAGCGGAGACTTTCTGTTTCAACTTGACCCAGGAATGTTGTGGGCTGTCCCAGAAACTCCTTATTTTCAGGAAGTGTAAACCATATCGATTAGAACAGGTTTAGGAGTTTGAATATTCGTTTATGCCGAATTTCCGAAATTGAACCACAGAAAACGCCATACTTCTCAATGCCTTAACGAGGAACACCAATTCTGGATGGCCTCCATCCAAGCGGGTTTCGGCCCTCGAAGTCTTAGCAATTTGCTAAGAAATCACCCCTAATTTCCGGCCATTCCTTTTTTGGGGATCACCGCAGATGACGCTGCGGCTGGGTGAAACATGGGGGTTCTGCACATGATGTGCGCTGCGTTGCCTGCAATCATTGCGGGCCTTTTTGGTGTGTTTCTGCTGTGGCTGCCGATCAGCCTCCAGGCGCAACTGGTGCTCAGCCTGGCCATCCTGGCCCTGATGCTCCTGTTCATGATGCGTCCGCAGAACAAGACATTCCGCGTGATGACTTTCGTGTTCTCGGCCGTGCTCGCCCTGCGCTATGCGTTCTGGCGCACGACGGAGACGCTTCCCGACATCAACGAGCCCTGGAACTTCATCCCGGGCATCATTCTCTATGCAGCGGAAATGTATTGCCTGGTCATGCTGGCAATCAATTTCTTCATCGTCGCCGATCCGCTACAGCGCAAGCCGGCGGCGCAACTGGCTGATGAAGACAAGCCGACTGTCGACGTTTTCGTTCCGTCCTACAACGAGTCGGCCGACCTGCTCGCACTGACGCTGGCCGCTGCCAAATCGATGGACTACCCAGCCGACAAGCTGACGGTTTATCTCCTCGATGATGGCGGCACCGATGCCAAATGTCGCCAATCAGATCCTCGTGCAGCCCTTGCTGCCCGTCGACGTCGTGAGGAATTGCAGGCACTGTCGGCAGCGCTTGGGGTCCGCTATCACGCCCGCGCTGAAAACAGCCATGCCAAGGCCGGCAATCTGAACGCAGGTCTCGCGATCTCGACCAGCGAGCTTGTCGTCGTCTTCGATGCCGACCACGCGCCTGTCCGCGAATTTCTCAACGAGACGGTGGGCCACTTCAGAAACGACGAGAAGCTCTTCCTCGTCCAGACCCCCCACTACTTCCTCAATCCGGACCCGGTGGAGAAGAACCTCCAGACCTTCGGCAAGATGCCGTCGGAGAACGAGATGTTCTATTCGGTCGTGCAGCGCGGCCTCGACAAGTGGAATGCCTCGTTCTTCTGCGGTTCCGCTGCCGTTCTGCGACGCAAGGCATTAAAGGAAACCGGCGGCTTTTCCGGCCAGTCGATCACCGAAGACTGCGAAAGCGCGCTCGCGCTCCACTGCCGCGGCTGGCACAGCCTTTACGTCGACAAGCCGCTGATCGCCGGCCTGCAGCCCGAAACGCTCGTCTCCTTCATTGGTCAGCGCGTTCGCTGGGCCCAGGGCATGCTGCAGATCCTGACGCTGAACCGCCCCTTCCTTCAGCGCGGTCTCTCGGCGGCGCAGCGCATCTGCTACGCCGGCACGAACCTCTTCTGGCTCTTTCCCCTGACGCGGTTGACCTTCATGTTCTCGCCGTTGCTCTACATCTTCTTTTCGCTGCAGATCTTCGAGGCCAACATCACCGAATTCATCTGCTACTCGGTGACCTATCTCATCTCATCCTTCGCCATGCAGAGCTACCTCTTCGGTCGCGTCCGCTGGCCCTGGGTCTCCGAGCTCTATGAATATGTGCAGTCGGTGATGCTTTTCGGCGCGATCCTGAGCGTCGTGAAGAACCCGCGCAAGCCGACCTTCAACGTCACGTCGAAGGGACAGACACTGGATGAGAGCAAGCTGTCGCCGCTGGCGCGCCCATACTTCGTGATATTCTTCCTGCTCTTTGCCGCCACCTGCTATGCGATCTGGCGTTACACGACGGAAGCAATGCCCTCCGAACTGCTCCTGATCGTCGCCGGCTGGAACATCATCAACATGGGCATTGCGGGTGCTGCCCTCGGC
Proteins encoded:
- the traG gene encoding Ti-type conjugative transfer system protein TraG; its protein translation is MTPTRIFIATAAAAMIGLCALILPLAISPWHLSLGGSDRTRIILEHSSAILPYAAAAASGLVILFAARGTLSIKATGWGVAAGAILVLLFDVLAKSFRHFSSSGAEAFDASGVSQLDVATSIGPVLLALCAAFAMRVAIRGNAAFPRREPKRIRGRRALHGDADWMSLAKASKLFGESGGIVIGECYRVDHDSTASLAFRTDNEATWGAGGKSKLLCFDASFGSTHGIAFAGSGGFKTTSVTIPTAIKWKGTLVVLDPSNEVAPMVEEHRKRYDRDVFVLNPKDPTIGFNALDWIGRHGASKEEDIAAVASWIMSDSSRASGHRDDFFRASALQLLTAVIADVCLSGHTEKRNQNLRTVRANLSEPEPKLKARLERIHETSQSDFVKENVAAFVNMTPETFSGVYANAIKETHWLSYPNYAALVSGSTFTTDALAKGKTDIFIALDLKTLEMHAGLARVMIGTFLNAIYSQDGAMPGRALFLLDEVARLGFMRILETARDAGRKYGISLILLYQSIGQMRESFGGRDAASKWFESASWISFSAINDPETAEYISRRCGMTTVEIDKISRSFQAKGTSRTRSTQLASRPLILPHEVLQMRADEQIVFTSGNPPLRCGRALWFRRFEMGACLDQSRFGQAREHQNIR
- the bcsA gene encoding UDP-forming cellulose synthase catalytic subunit, which translates into the protein MMCAALPAIIAGLFGVFLLWLPISLQAQLVLSLAILALMLLFMMRPQNKTFRVMTFVFSAVLALRYAFWRTTETLPDINEPWNFIPGIILYAAEMYCLVMLAINFFIVADPLQRKPAAQLADEDKPTVDVFVPSYNESADLLALTLAAAKSMDYPADKLTVYLLDDGGTDAKCRQSDPRAALAARRRREELQALSAALGVRYHARAENSHAKAGNLNAGLAISTSELVVVFDADHAPVREFLNETVGHFRNDEKLFLVQTPHYFLNPDPVEKNLQTFGKMPSENEMFYSVVQRGLDKWNASFFCGSAAVLRRKALKETGGFSGQSITEDCESALALHCRGWHSLYVDKPLIAGLQPETLVSFIGQRVRWAQGMLQILTLNRPFLQRGLSAAQRICYAGTNLFWLFPLTRLTFMFSPLLYIFFSLQIFEANITEFICYSVTYLISSFAMQSYLFGRVRWPWVSELYEYVQSVMLFGAILSVVKNPRKPTFNVTSKGQTLDESKLSPLARPYFVIFFLLFAATCYAIWRYTTEAMPSELLLIVAGWNIINMGIAGAALGSVSERRERRRNQRLSVRRHAILHSGGTSHAVIIADVSSGGLALQFIDGHPVSGLETGEEATIEIRRHGRGMRVPLVCRSMLRRQDETSFGFAFAERTPETFIAIAEMMYCEQQPLQERWNRVQKHKGFFTGTFRFALWTIIETLRGFTYALRLVRETTEISHPDAPLIINTSSSVSEPGATYPAAVKGPAYA
- a CDS encoding WGR domain-containing protein, producing the protein MITQPYQLYIERTDASRNMARYYAMEISTNLFGDICLTRAWGRIGKGGQRRIHSFEREDEAVGLFLELLRQKKARGYRPIPRRGRDATDTSMKSEDQPQAFDKASTSRTKQARGLKAVF